Proteins encoded within one genomic window of Candidatus Desulfatibia profunda:
- a CDS encoding alcohol dehydrogenase catalytic domain-containing protein, whose amino-acid sequence MKAAVLIEPGKLELQEITTPTCPPGGVIVNVMACGICSADSKMAVKGHRALRYPRILGHEIAGKVTESRTRRFAAGDRVQVAPGLRCGNCVQCRKGSDNQCEHREILGFTLDGGFAQYLAIPLEGPVIGSLNRLPENVGYAEATLGEPIACCMNAQEKIGVTAGDTVLIAGAGPLGLLHCFVARNRGAANIIISEIQANRIATAVNSWADQAVNPEKDDIVKTVMEATNHKGMDVIIFACSQIGLDETFIKLLAPGGRVSLFSGTSPPYSHIQLDSNVIHYHEIHISGSYGCTAQQNKAAIDLIASGNLPAGELITHRVGLDNIGEGLAKTQSNKVLKSILEVQDG is encoded by the coding sequence ATGAAAGCGGCTGTTCTTATAGAACCCGGCAAATTGGAATTACAGGAAATAACCACCCCGACCTGCCCTCCGGGGGGGGTGATCGTTAACGTCATGGCATGCGGCATATGCTCTGCTGATTCGAAGATGGCGGTAAAAGGTCATCGGGCTTTGCGATACCCGAGAATCTTAGGCCATGAGATTGCGGGAAAGGTGACCGAAAGCCGAACCCGGCGATTTGCGGCCGGTGACCGTGTCCAGGTGGCCCCGGGTCTTCGATGCGGCAACTGCGTCCAATGCCGAAAGGGATCAGACAACCAGTGCGAACACAGAGAAATCCTGGGCTTCACCCTTGACGGCGGATTTGCCCAGTATCTCGCAATCCCTTTAGAAGGACCGGTTATTGGCTCTCTAAACCGGCTCCCTGAAAATGTAGGCTATGCAGAGGCAACCCTGGGCGAGCCGATTGCCTGCTGTATGAATGCCCAGGAAAAAATCGGAGTGACTGCGGGAGACACGGTTTTGATTGCCGGAGCAGGACCCTTGGGCCTTCTCCATTGTTTTGTCGCAAGAAACCGGGGGGCTGCAAATATTATCATCAGCGAAATCCAAGCAAATCGCATTGCCACGGCTGTTAATTCCTGGGCTGACCAGGCCGTCAATCCAGAAAAAGATGATATCGTTAAAACCGTCATGGAAGCCACAAACCATAAAGGAATGGACGTGATCATCTTTGCCTGTTCTCAAATCGGCCTGGATGAAACATTTATCAAATTACTGGCACCCGGCGGCAGGGTATCCCTGTTCAGCGGTACCTCCCCGCCATATTCTCACATTCAACTGGACTCGAATGTGATCCATTACCATGAAATCCATATTTCCGGATCTTATGGTTGTACCGCACAACAAAATAAAGCGGCCATTGATTTGATCGCTTCAGGCAATCTTCCGGCCGGGGAATTGATAACCCACCGGGTAGGTTTAGACAATATTGGTGAAGGCCTTGCAAAAACACAATCAAACAAGGTCTTAAAGTCAATCTTGGAGGTGCAAGATGGATAG
- the trpD gene encoding anthranilate phosphoribosyltransferase, producing the protein MDSNVKNFGNFINRLIAGEDLTREETRNLFNEILLDEQPELHQGAFLAAITAKGPSPKEIAGAWQAIYELDTVKVSPNIEKPLVDNCGTGMDSFKTFNISTCSSIVAAAGGVCLARHGARAITSHCGTVDLCEAIGVDVECSALTVKESIESVGLGLFNGMSPGVHPQALFRILSRMCFGSILNIAASLANPANPRYGVRGVYAREMVYPVVETMKEIGFERAMVFHGSSGNGVGGMDELSPVCESFVAELNPDGNVVNYILHPEAVGLKNNFKLEEIAGGHDPHQEALRLLKVFTGKDNGALYETVCLNAAPIFLVTDDVGNLKEGVEKSRAVIDSGCALEKLRQWVQSQNISPEAGEKRFQSLLEEL; encoded by the coding sequence ATGGATAGTAACGTAAAGAATTTTGGCAATTTCATTAACCGTCTGATTGCAGGAGAAGACCTTACGAGGGAAGAAACACGAAATTTATTCAATGAGATCCTCCTGGATGAACAACCCGAATTGCATCAGGGCGCCTTTCTCGCGGCAATCACAGCCAAAGGTCCCAGCCCAAAGGAAATCGCAGGAGCCTGGCAGGCCATTTATGAGCTTGATACGGTTAAGGTATCACCGAACATCGAAAAACCGCTCGTGGATAATTGTGGGACGGGGATGGACAGTTTCAAGACTTTTAACATCAGCACGTGCTCGTCAATTGTGGCGGCTGCGGGCGGCGTCTGTCTTGCCAGGCATGGGGCAAGAGCGATCACCTCCCATTGCGGCACCGTTGATCTGTGTGAGGCCATCGGGGTAGATGTAGAGTGTTCGGCACTGACTGTTAAAGAAAGCATTGAAAGCGTGGGCCTCGGACTTTTCAACGGGATGAGTCCCGGCGTGCATCCACAGGCACTCTTCAGAATTCTTTCGCGGATGTGTTTCGGGAGTATCCTGAATATCGCCGCGTCTCTCGCAAATCCGGCAAACCCCAGATATGGCGTAAGAGGCGTCTATGCCAGGGAAATGGTGTACCCGGTCGTCGAAACGATGAAAGAAATCGGGTTTGAAAGAGCCATGGTCTTTCATGGGAGCAGCGGCAATGGTGTCGGGGGTATGGATGAACTTTCTCCGGTGTGCGAAAGTTTTGTCGCTGAACTGAACCCGGACGGTAACGTTGTGAATTATATTCTGCACCCCGAAGCAGTGGGCCTGAAAAATAATTTTAAATTAGAAGAAATCGCAGGAGGACACGACCCGCACCAAGAAGCCCTCAGGCTGCTGAAAGTATTCACAGGAAAGGATAACGGTGCATTGTATGAAACCGTCTGTCTCAATGCCGCTCCCATCTTCCTAGTGACAGACGACGTTGGAAACTTAAAAGAGGGGGTAGAAAAATCCCGGGCCGTTATAGATTCCGGCTGTGCTTTGGAAAAGTTGAGACAGTGGGTTCAGTCCCAAAATATCAGTCCGGAAGCAGGCGAAAAACGGTTTCAATCACTGTTAGAAGAACTATAG
- a CDS encoding nicotinate-nucleotide--dimethylbenzimidazole phosphoribosyltransferase: protein METKNIGLEEILGGIGPVDSEWIEKAKERTAQLVMPTRALGRLHDISERLCGIQKTLKPSVDRKAILVMAGDHGVVKDGVSAYPQEVTGAMVQTFLAGGAGINAIARHVGAEVWVVDMGIIPDLDPGSLEGGDQFLVRKIAKGTANLVKGPAIKAWCQILNCE, encoded by the coding sequence ATGGAAACGAAAAACATCGGGTTAGAAGAAATTTTAGGAGGAATCGGACCGGTTGACTCTGAATGGATAGAAAAGGCAAAGGAACGTACCGCTCAACTGGTAATGCCTACCAGAGCTTTGGGAAGGCTTCATGATATTTCAGAGAGGCTATGCGGCATACAAAAAACGTTGAAGCCGTCTGTCGATCGTAAGGCTATACTGGTAATGGCCGGAGATCATGGTGTTGTCAAGGACGGCGTGAGCGCCTACCCCCAGGAAGTTACGGGTGCAATGGTGCAGACATTTTTAGCCGGCGGAGCCGGGATCAACGCAATTGCCCGGCATGTCGGGGCAGAAGTTTGGGTAGTGGACATGGGTATTATTCCTGATCTGGATCCCGGTTCGCTGGAAGGGGGAGATCAGTTTTTGGTCCGTAAAATTGCAAAAGGAACGGCAAACCTGGTGAAAGGCCCCGCCATAAAGGCATGGTGTCAAATCTTGAACTGTGAATAA